In a genomic window of Candidatus Krumholzibacteriota bacterium:
- a CDS encoding S41 family peptidase, with translation MKFNKRVVILVALLVLVAAGSFYVWAEERDKAAQEAVFEDLERFSEVLQSILDLYVEEMDSEEMIDAAIDGMMRELDPHSVYLDKHQYENLMIDTRGEFGGLGITIVVRDEYPTVISPIEGTPAWRVGIQGGDRIVGIEGETTRGWTSEDAVEKLRGSPGTQVRIAVSREGLDENLDFTITREIIRVPSISYYQMLDDRVGYIRIARFAEKTARDLHGILLGFEEQGLDGLILDLRSNPGGLLNAARDVSDLFLGKDKLIVYTESRIPSHNQKFYSNGKNTHSGYPVVVLVNGASASASEIVAGALQDWDKAVIVGQTTFGKGSVQTVIRIGEDSALKLTTQKYYTPSHRCIHNDRNDRDEEAAEAKPDSTETTEREKYYTNGGRVVYGGGGITPDWEIDLPEFTDLQLKLERNNSFFSFAVHYTVDHEVDESFVVDTAVLDLFRAFLDEKKVEIDEAAWNEEENLDYVKLAVKREIFRKELGTKGAYIATLPEDQEILSVLEMFRAAPTLDRMFAYVEEQQKLAKSEEQ, from the coding sequence CCTCGTGGCGGCCGGCTCCTTCTACGTCTGGGCCGAGGAGCGCGACAAGGCCGCGCAGGAAGCCGTGTTCGAGGATCTCGAGCGTTTCAGCGAGGTCCTGCAGAGCATCCTCGACCTCTACGTCGAGGAGATGGACTCCGAGGAGATGATCGACGCCGCGATCGACGGGATGATGCGCGAGCTCGATCCCCATTCGGTCTACCTCGACAAGCACCAGTACGAGAACCTGATGATCGACACGCGCGGCGAGTTCGGCGGCCTGGGCATCACGATCGTCGTCCGCGACGAGTACCCGACGGTCATCTCGCCGATCGAGGGCACCCCGGCCTGGCGCGTCGGCATCCAGGGGGGCGACCGCATCGTCGGGATCGAGGGGGAGACGACCCGCGGCTGGACCTCCGAGGACGCGGTGGAGAAGCTCCGCGGGAGCCCCGGCACGCAGGTGCGCATCGCCGTCTCGCGCGAGGGCCTCGACGAGAATCTCGATTTCACGATCACGCGCGAGATCATCCGCGTGCCGAGCATCTCCTATTACCAGATGCTCGACGACCGGGTCGGATACATCCGCATCGCGCGGTTTGCCGAGAAGACGGCGCGCGATCTCCACGGGATCCTCCTCGGGTTCGAGGAGCAGGGGCTCGACGGGCTCATCCTCGACCTGCGCTCGAATCCCGGCGGGCTGCTCAACGCGGCGCGCGACGTCTCCGACCTCTTCCTCGGCAAGGACAAGCTGATCGTCTACACGGAAAGCCGCATCCCGAGCCACAACCAGAAGTTCTACTCGAACGGCAAGAACACGCACAGCGGCTACCCGGTCGTCGTGCTCGTGAACGGCGCGAGCGCCTCCGCCTCGGAGATCGTCGCCGGGGCGCTGCAGGACTGGGACAAGGCCGTCATCGTCGGGCAGACGACATTCGGCAAGGGCTCCGTCCAGACGGTCATCCGGATCGGCGAGGATTCGGCGCTCAAGCTGACCACCCAGAAGTACTACACGCCGAGCCACCGGTGCATCCACAACGACCGCAACGATCGCGACGAGGAGGCGGCGGAGGCGAAGCCGGACTCGACGGAGACGACCGAGCGCGAGAAGTACTACACCAACGGCGGACGCGTGGTGTACGGCGGCGGCGGGATCACCCCCGACTGGGAGATCGATCTCCCCGAGTTCACCGATCTCCAGCTCAAGCTCGAGCGGAACAACTCCTTCTTCTCCTTCGCGGTCCATTACACGGTCGACCACGAGGTCGACGAGAGCTTCGTCGTCGACACGGCGGTCCTCGACCTCTTCCGGGCCTTCCTCGACGAGAAGAAGGTGGAGATCGACGAGGCCGCGTGGAACGAGGAGGAGAACCTCGATTACGTGAAGCTCGCCGTCAAGCGCGAGATCTTCCGCAAGGAGCTCGGCACGAAGGGCGCCTACATCGCGACCCTTCCCGAGGACCAGGAGATCCTCAGCGTCCTCGAGATGTTCCGCGCCGCTCCGACGCTCGATCGCATGTTCGCCTACGTGGAGGAGCAGCAGAAGCTCGCGAAGTCGGAGGAGCAGTGA